The nucleotide sequence TTCACTGAAAACAGTCCTGCAGAAAATTTTATCAGCTCTCTTCATATTAACATATTGATTattacagatagatagatagactttATTACAGACTCAAGGTCTcgataaaagaaacaaaacaccatacatgcaacaacaacaaaaaagaaaataaataaataatatagggACACTCCACACCCTTGAATAAAAGACACTTATACCAGTGTTTCCAAATCTGTGACGTATAGCGTGTGGCACTGTAGGAAATAttaatcagtttaagaacaatcttattgtcagaattatttaaaCGAGAGATGAACCTAAAtatcattgttcttaaaatggATTGGAGAGTGTTCACACGTGACGTCACAAACATTTCAGTGGCACTGGTCCATCGGGGCCTTTTTAATAAAATTCTCAAAGAGTCATTATAAGCCACTTGTAGTCTCTGAAGGCtcgttttcttatagtttatccaCAGATGTACAGTGTACAGAGGTGTACAAAATGCTTTAAACAAAGCCagcttcactttgtcagagcaGTGAAGCTGGTGAAGTGAAGCTCTCTTAAGGCAGCCAAATGCCTCATCATCTAATTAGTGACATGCATGAATGGATTAACAAGATTCCCATGTCATAATTCTGCAGAAATCTGCATTCAATAATGTTGCAATTGACATATTTATGTGTTTTGTTGATACTATAGGCTTCAGGTGTTGTCTAATTTGACTCATTTACTTCTCCCACCCCACCCCGATTCATGGATGGCTCAATTTCACTTTCAGTGTAATTGTACTTCTGTTTTTCCATCTTCAGAGTGACCTACAGAATATATATGCAAATGGTTATTTCAAGGAGCATCCACATCCACTCACTGATCTTCAATCGCTTATCCGggctcgggtcgcgggggcaacagctacagtaggagaccccagacttccctttccctggCCACAGTGACCGTCTTTGACtgcgggatcccgaggtgttcccaggccagtgtggagatataatctctccaccttccccgaggtctcctcccaaatggacgtgcctggaacacctccctcgggaggtgcccaggaggcatccttaccagatgcccgggaAGGAACAGCAGCTCTACACGAGCTCCtcacgaatgactgagcttctcaccttatctttaagggagacaccagccatcctcctaaggaagcccatttcggccacttgtactcacaatctagttctttcggttatgacccaaacctcatgaccacaggtgagaataGGAACAAAGAttaaccagtagatcaagagcttcgccttttggctcagctccctttttgtcacaacaatatggtagagcgaatgcaatactgcccctgctgtgctgattctctggccaatctcaggttccattgtcccctcattcgtgaacaagaccccaaggtacttgaactccttcacttggggcacatCCATTCATGGCTAAGATGGGAGTGGACAGTAGGCCTGTGCACACTGGTAAATTTCCACAACAGCTAGGATTTAtcaaggagaaacatttgtagacAATGCTTTGTAGCCCTGGTGAAAATAATGCTGATGTGCATAGGTACAATTTTAGCCATGACTTGAAACAGTTTAATAAGATATAGGCCCCTTCTGTGGAAATTACATAAGCAAGATAAACATGAGACATGGTGCCATGAATAACCTGGGTGACACTACTCTTTGATCAGATTAAAACATTTGTGTACCTGATAGGAGCAGAGGTAGAAGTATGGACACAGTCTGGCCTTTAATAGACTGTAGAGAGACGACAGACTGGCTGACCTACAGAAcagatgtgtaaaaaaaaaaaggaaaaaatatctTGTAAAATGACTAAGTACTAAAGAACAAGAGATTACTGTGCGATCTAGTAACATCTTCACATAGCTGTGCTTGCAAATGTCTATTTTTCCAAAACGGTGACATGTAAATATGTTTCTCTTTAAGTCACAAGAAATGATTTTATTTGTAAGCAGTCTCTGAGTAATGTCTCCAGCCTCACCATTCACTCATGAGGCTTTGCTGCAGACTTGCATCTTGTGCCCAGGGGGTGCACTTCCCAGTAAAGCTTCCCTCAGCACTGATTCTGGGGAACAAGGACAACCAGGGCAGGGAGGGATGCTGCCAGTAAACCAGATTTTGTTGAAAGGCACAGCGAAGCTCAGAGCAGGTGCTGAGATCCTGCAGAATTGAGACAAGCATGTTAAGAGAAGCTTTAGGTGTCTGCGGCAGAATCACCTGATCGGTAGCTGAACTGGTTTGTACTCAGAAGCTGTAGACTACAGTACTAGATTTAACCAGTACACTCAATGTTAATGTGTATGCTAACTGTGACTGTTGATGAAGGTTGTCAGTCAACCAGGGGCTTCATGTACAAAGTATGCTtatgcacaaaaacgtggcatacaTCTGTCTACACaccaatgttcagatgtatcaaaagcgaAGTAACCGTGGAAGATCTGATTgcttccgccaccttttatgatgaaataatgctgaatttatgtggaaaagattgttgtactaaagcttcagatatctgtcgctgaaatagatgaagactggagtgcagtttgaagcagaaacgaggtgttctGTGAACAGCATCATCGGGGGGGACcggtcggtctgcgacaccgcaaCATAATGTGCCAGTGCCTTTCAACAGGGCATACAGTGtgataaaaaagtatttagtcagtctctgattgtgcaagttctcctacttagaaagatgagagagatctgggcatctccacccccatctgccagtggatcaaggacttcctcacaaaccccccacagtctgtgaaacttggcccccacctttcctccaccatcacactcagcactggttcccctcaaggctgtgtactgagccccctcctgttcaccctttacacgcacgactgctctctgacccatcccacaaacaccatcataaagtttgcggatgataccaccgtgattgggctcatctcaggaagggggggatgagaccgactacagagacgaggtaaatcgactgacagcgtggtgttcagccaacaacctgccgctgaacaccacaaaaacaaaagcaataatcctggacttcaggaagaacagggctgacccagccccactctacagccaaggggactgtgtggaaagggtcagctccatcaggttcctgggagtgcagctctctgacagcctctcctggactgccaacacaacagtggtggtgaagaaagcccagcagcgactccacttcctgagcgTGCTCAGGAGAaataatctggaggagaagctgctggtgttgttctacagagccaccatcaagagcatcctgacgtactgcatcacagtgtggtacaggGGGTGCACagtagcagacaggagagcgctgcagagggtgatcaaagcggcccaggggatcactggttgctctctgcccagcctggaagacattgccagctctcgctacctcagcagagctgccagcatctgcaaagacacatctCACCCCAGcaacacctgtttgacctactaccctacGGCCGACGGTATAAGTCAATGgataggacaaacagactcagggacagctttctccccagagtgatcactactctgaacaaaaacaaatcgctctaatccgcacctttcaagtttcttgtgcaatatctgtaaaccatgtgcaatatcctGTGCAATATGACTCCACAGTTGTATGTAATTCTCATTTTACGTTGTccaaatttaattttattttaccttgtgtttatattagttgtacatatactctgaataatttactattaaatttcactatcttttatttggctaaaaattactcgcaccacggaaagcacctttttggagttgcactcaaatctcattgtaatgcaaattacaatgacaataaaggcgattctgattctgatctgtaattttcatcataggtacacttcaactatgagagacaaaatgcggaaaaaaaaaaattccaggaaatcacattgtcggatttttaaagaatttatttataaatcatggtggaaattaagtatttggtcaaaaacaaaaattaagctcaatactttgtaacataatctttgttggcaatgacagaggtcaaacatttcctacaagtcttcaccaggtttacacacactgtagctggtattttggcccattcctccatgcagatctcctccagaGCAGTGATGATTTCGGGcagtcgctgggcaacacggactttcaactccctccacaaattttctatggggttgaggtctggagactggctaggccactccaggaccttgaaatgctttatacggagccactcctttgttgccgagcggccatgttgcatcttcaatactctcaccgatggaaggaggttttggcttaaaatctcatgatacattgcCACGTTCATTTTTCCCTTAACAAGgatcagtcgccctgtcccctttgcagaaaaacagccccaaagcatgatgtttccacccccatgcttcacagtagcagcattcttcttcctccaaacaagacgagttgagtttttctaTTttgagttctattttggtttcatctgaccaccagTGAtacctgaccactttttttagtaacgagtaatctaacgcgttaatctttccaaatcagtaatcagattaaagttacttctccaagtcactgtgcgttactattatttttacattgtgggtcgatagcagcattaaacttggtctgtgggcaggaggtcggggttcgactgaactacacactttaagcgagctgtgagcttttcatccgcgtttttctgcaatagctatgactcgtcctcacctcttaaagtacagtgacaacagcacacctgcactgagctttacacagacatttttatgcttttttttctccgagccgctccgtatctgctgctaaaaacagctgatcgtccgcgacgcgtcaacaactaacactattttccactcaaatgcacctaaactctctttctggggaccacgtgatgtgaaaacgcaataaaactttcttacctgtaaatatggtcacgttttctgcataaataaatgttatccattctttgtgctcagacgccaaagcagaggcgaatccagatggaatgggggcgtgaggcaaggatgtgcccccccccgcccctagattaaaggcccagttttgaagccttttttttttttttaactacaactactaatactacttaaaataataataatttcgacaagtaaaatgtttagagagaatttaaatgttagaaaaatgttagaatgaatttaatagttacatttataaacaatgtaggttagaaattgcaagttttactgttacagtgctgacaacagttaaatatgaggtcaagaaagaggtctttattttactttttataaaacaagtatttattttcattgaagccaagaaactgtgactataaagtgagttttggcaaaacaagtattgtcatgttgaggtggcagagggttgttgtcggcagctggggcaagtaactaaaaaagtaactagtaatctaacttagttacttttccaattgagtaatcagtaaagtaactaagttactttttcaatgagtaatcagtaattggattactttttcaaagtaactgtggcaacactgctgaccacatagtattctcccaatcctcttctggatcatccatatgctctctggcaaacttcagatgggcctggacacatactggcttaagcagggggacacgccttgcaccgcaggatttgagtccctctctgcgtagtgtggagcctttgttactttggtcccagttctctgcaggtcattcatcaggtccctctgtgtagttctgggatttctgttcaccgttctcatgatcattttgaccccacaggatgacatcttgcgtggagccccagatacaGGGAGATTATCAATAGTCTTGATTGTCTTCcactttcttacaattgctcccacagttgatttattcacaccaatctGCTTGACTATTGTGGATTCACTCTTCACTCTTCGACAACTCTTTGGTTTtggtcatggttgagtttggagtctgactgtttgaggctgtggataggtgtcttttatacagataaggagttccaacagatgccattaatacaggtaacaggtggcggacagaagagcttcttaaagaagaagttacaggactgtgagagccagaaatcttgcttgtttgtgggtgaccaaatacttattttccaccataatttacaaataaactctttaaaaatcctacaatgtgatttccttgattttttttttttcctcattttgtctctcacagttgaagtgtacctatgatgaaaattacagacctctcttatctttctaagtaggaaaacttgcacaatcaggggctgactaaatacttttttgccccactgtatatcgTTGTGGCGACAATATATGCCCCAAAAAATCGCGTGGCTACAAGCAATGCCACCTGCACAGCATCAGACAGGGACAGCACACCCAGCGATCCTCTGAAGACAAGCAGGCTTTAACGACATTCTCATTTGTTGAACAAAGATCTTGTTTGACAACAAAGACTGTCTCAAAAAGTGCttggtttgtttgtatgttattAATAaactttacaaaataaaaacccTCTCTCCTCTCCAGACTGCATAGACTCTAAATTGGGTATAAAACACAAGCTTACATTTTAAAACTGAAAAGTAGCAAAATGTCTTGGAAACCAAGGCGTCCAATTGCTGTGACTATGAAATGATTAAGCCGTGTCTTATTTCCAAAAATATTCATTTTGTTTGTATTACTAATGATGTTGTCTTAAGAATATGATACAAGCATACAGCTTGTAACACAGATAATGCTACATAAGATTAATAATTATAAACAACTCATCAAGTTAGCAGGGAGGAGGATCAGAGCCATTCATTTAATATTTCAATTATCTTACTTGGCTTACTTTGACTTCCTTGTTAAAAGTAATACTAGTATGTTTTTTTTGGTGGTTACTGGAGTCACAATTTTACAGCAGATGAATGTGTTTATTCAAATCTTTCTGCTTTAAAATTTTTTGTTCAAAAGAAAAGCTTTGTTTACTCAAAAAGTGTTAAATCGTGAATTTTGTTAATGAGCTTTCACATTTATGCAATGTTGGTATTTGAGTGAAACAAAATCTTTAATAATCTAATCAAATGCTATGAACTGAATCAGGATATCACACAGAGGCGACACAAACCGCACAATATGCTGCAGGTAGACCGTACAAAAGCATTTCTCAACTTTCATCATTCTTAAGTTTAATATATTCTTTTTATTGCAGGTTTTATTGGAAAATATAattctggagcacctggagggaacccgcaCAGGgatgacatgcaaactccacacagaaaggccccaagtgggaagtgatcccacaatgttctttctgtgaggcaacagtgtaccgccatggtgctggagcctatcctctttaataaacaataaataaataataaagcatGGGTGAGCTTGAATGAGCAATAAGAAGTCTGGTGTATATGACTGACTcatcgtaaatggactgcatttacatagtgcttttccatctgtatcacaaTGTCAATGCACTTTACAACTATGccttgcattcacacacacactcgcacactgatgtcagggctgAAATCATGCCTGGTTTCAAAGTTACATGAAACCAACAGCCTGTTATTGATGACAGGGATCAACCTGAGGTTAGACATCTAtggattatttatttttagactaTAAGCTTGTGAGCACAGGTGGCTTGGTGCttaggactgttgcctcacagcaagaaggttgtgggcttgcttcccacctggtcctttctgcatggagtttgcatgttctccctgtgttcatgttggttccctccaggtgctccagcttcctcctacttccaaacaGCTCATACTGTTAATGACATGAAGGTTAATCTACTGGTGAATTTGTTACCAGTTTACTTTTTAAGTGCTTGTGAGACATATTTACAAACAATAAACATCCTGAAATGCAGATCTGGATATTCTATTGGGTACTAACTTATTTTGTATCTTTTGACTGAGATCTGGTTAATACTCCAAATCAGCTTTTTCTGCACTgtggcaaacattttttttctggggaAAAAACAATCTGTTGTAGGAAATAATTAAACAAAGCTGCACCTGTAGATCCTGTGGGAGTGTAATAAATTGAGCTTTGCAGTGCTGACTGAGTCCCAGCGCCTCCTCCTGAGCTTTTGGCTTTTCTGCCCATGACAGGGAGAGTGGAGAGGTGATGAGGAGGCGAGTCTTCAGACTCCAGTCTGCTGGGTAATCTGTGCAGGAAGACAGACCTACAGAGGCAGGAACATCAGCCGGTGAACTACTCTGACAAAGAATGCCAGTCTGGAGGAAAGAGACAGACAGCACAAGTAATTAAACATATGTCTGCAGCTGTGCCATACAGTGTTAATGTgatcaaaacaaacattaaaGGGTAAATATTATATCAACTCTAACCTTTAGCAGTGGAATTTTGTCATCCTTTTCCTCTTTCTCAAGCAGATGCTCATCATCTGGAAACATGAGACATTTCTACCACAGAGGATGATTATGAGAAGTGCAATATTAATTATTTCCCCAAAACACTGAGTCAAACAACAAGAGGAATGTGTTATTTGTGGAAActatacaaaaatgtatgataattaGCTCATACCTTCAGCACAAAATTAAACTGTTAATATGCTGTCAGCCTTACACAGCACACTAACTCACCTAACACTCAAAATCACACTACATTTCTGTGAGAAAAACCtgtatgggttaaatgcagagtacAAATGTTATGATGACAATAAAGACCCCTACCTCTTCTACCAAGTCTCTCATTTATATATGACGATCTCCTACGAAAACTATGATCATTTAATAAACGTCTTCTTCTTTCTTGGTAAGAGTGGCTCAGAACTGTAACTATTAACGTCATAATTACGTGAAGCAAATGTTTGGTTAATTTCGGAAACATTACAAGACAAAGCCGTAATATGGAGTCAAGTGTTAGATTttgaggcagcacggtggcttagtggttagcactgttacctcacagcgagaaggtcatgggtttgattcccgcctgtggcctttctgtggggagtttgcatgtgctccggtttcctcccacatccaaagacatgcgggttaggtggattggaatctttaaattgtccataggtgtgcgtgtgggtgtgactgtgtttgtttgtctgtttgcggctctgtgacagactggcgacctgtcctgggtgtaccccgtctcacgctctgtgactgctgggataggctccagcccctaagcggttgaagatgagtgtgtgtgtgttagattcTGAGTGGCTGGCCCACTGTGCAGACAGAGAATCACACTGGGTGACAGATTTTCAAGGGAATTCTGCACGCGTGTAACTTCACTAATCCAGTACTATTTAGGACAGATATGTTCACCTATTATTCCAATTTCACATTTGTGCGTCGTTATGCATATTTGTAATCTACCTTGCCGGAATCGTGTTTTTCTTGTCTTTCCGTCTCCATTAACATCTGACTGAAAGATAAAACTCCTTCGCTCTCTTTCCTTGTTGACGTTTCTTCTTCTCCCTCCGTGTTTTTCGATTTGTCGTATCCGCTCAAAACGCCCACTTTATGTTCTGGACTGCAAGTATTCTCGATATTTGCGAACGGGTTTCTGCGTTTTATTCCTCTCCCTGAGCAGCTCTGGGTGTTGAACAGAGGCCCCGGAGAGAACGGCCGTACAGAAGCCGGAGAAGAGCCGCTTTGGCCGGGCACGCTGGTGGGACTCCGACCGCTGGTGCTGCTGGAACAGGCTTCGGCCTCACTTCGAATCCTTTTCCTTCTCATTCGCATAATTTCAGACGGCCGCTTGAAGCTGGGCGAGTATCCTGGCTGTTCAGACATAGCTGCTGTTGATAAAACACCGAAAATTCGGCGTTTTGTTATCGATACTTGCGCACTATACAAATTTGGCGCCGATCACAGAgtgggcttcttcttcttcttcttcttcttcttcttctttgaattttaatggcggtttgcaaaccaacacggtgcattatTGCCACCAACTGGTTAGGAGTGGAGCATTACTAgattctacttcttcttcttcttcttccttcgtATTCAATGGCGGACGGCACCATCTTATGCATTTACCGTCACCTaccgggctggtgagtgatcgctgAGATTCTACAAAATTTTAcctcctggcagccatagtcatttgtttagatgcgatgAAGTAATCTGTGTCCTTTAGATATCATTCTTTTTGTACAAAGTttgatgggttttgcagcagatttccaagggacatgTTCTTATTCTCTCTGCACAGTATCACAGTCTCCTCCATTGCTCAACATAAGCCTCACACTCTATAAGAGCAAACAGTTTACATTTGATCATAGTTGGGGCAGACTCCTGTTGGT is from Thalassophryne amazonica chromosome 1, fThaAma1.1, whole genome shotgun sequence and encodes:
- the LOC117513536 gene encoding protein downstream neighbor of son homolog, whose product is MSEQPGYSPSFKRPSEIMRMRRKRIRSEAEACSSSTSGRSPTSVPGQSGSSPASVRPFSPGPLFNTQSCSGRGIKRRNPFANIENTCSPEHKVGVLSGYDKSKNTEGEEETSTRKESEGVLSFSQMLMETERQEKHDSGKKCLMFPDDEHLLEKEEKDDKIPLLKTGILCQSSSPADVPASVGLSSCTDYPADWSLKTRLLITSPLSLSWAEKPKAQEEALGLSQHCKAQFITLPQDLQDLSTCSELRCAFQQNLVYWQHPSLPWLSLFPRISAEGSFTGKCTPWAQDASLQQSLMSEWSASLSSLYSLLKARLCPYFYLCSYQFTVLFRAAGLGGSSSITALISPTTRGLREAMKAEGIEFSLPLVEKRSKSSGQQSVNVLQGDEEEQCNELKESGGCCDNDGENDTFDDDDDVDDSISWLKEMGVHDKIKKPESLCIQLHKEGHAVSLDHRPESVVCVEESHTFTLINFLINCKSLVAGAGSQAGLPPTLLAPIAFKGATLHALKARSVNVKSQIGSAYQNISSLEITGPILPSSLHAITTLLQTMQKGNFSAVFYTHTPTAIFNIQTTKEQCGQASVDLPGCGLHPSAVEYLQQPPCLAKTALRHLHMNEYNYTWKT